TTGAAGCGCTCTTTTCACGGCTGACGGGTTCTTGTCGATAACCATGAGGTAGCCTTTCGCGGGGCCTTCCGGCACGCGCTTCCCGACTTCCCACTTTTTCAGGGTCGGGATGGGAATGCCGAATGTTGCGGAGAAATCCTGCTGAGTCATTTTGAGGCGGCTGCGGATTTTCCGCACGTCGATGTCCGCGGTGCGGATGGTGTGCACCCTACCGGACGCGTTCCCGTGCAGCATGTCGAGCGCGTCCTTTGCGCCGGTGATGATGTGTTTGCCTGCCTTGGTCATGTTCTCATCTCCTTTGTGATCAGTTGCACGATTTTGTAGAGTTCGCGCAATTGCCTATTTTTACCGTACGGGTAAAGAACCCCGCCCTTCCAGGCGGGGCTTTTGTAAACCAAGAGGGAATTTACCTCCGCTTCGCTACGGGCTGCCATTCATCCCCGCCCTTCTGGGCGGGGCATTCTGGCAGGCTTTCGTAAAACAACCGATCAGGTAAAAGTCTGTCAAGCCTTCTGCTTCCAGGTCACAGGGAGTGAGCAACGTAGGGCGATGTCCCCGCAGTTGTTCTCACGTGGTTTCTGTGCTATTGGGCAAGTCTGTACTTACTGAATTGTGCACATCTAACCAGGACCGGTAGTGATTCAGGTACGCCTTAGCACGTGTCTGGGCATTCTCACCGGGGGTCGATGTTCTGATGTTTTGTACTCAACCAGCACGTCCTGTTCAGACCCAAGATGATCAGGAGCCCTCGTCCGGAGGTATCATCTTTAGGTGTGGAAATAGGATGAAGGCAGCGTACCCTTTCGGTTGGACATCAACCAACCACGCCTCCGTTGAAGCGGAGGGGAAAGGATACGCCACCATGAAGAAGAGAACCAGCACCGAGACCACCGAGTCAAGCACCGTGTGTTACGCCACGCTTGAGCAGTGGGCCCGTGGGCAGATTCAGGTCCAGCTGCAACAGCTCCTTGAGGAGGAAGTCACGACGTTCCTCGGCCGTGCCCCCTACGCGCGCCGCGGCATGGTGTCGCCGATTGATCCACCAATGGGGAGCCGAAACGGCTACGGCAAACCCCGCGCCTTCTCGATGATGAATGGGACGGTGACAGTTCGGCGCCCACGAGTCCGCGATCTGACCGACCGGTTTGAGAGCAAGGTCCTCCCTCTGTTTACACGGCGGACCCAGGAGGTCGGCGCGCTGCTGCCGGAGTTGTACCTGCACGGGCTATCCTCTGGAGACTTTGAGCTGGCGCTCCGTGGTCTGTTGGGCGAGGGGGCGCCGCTGTCGGCGAGCTCGCTGCAACGACTGAAGGCCCGCTTCGAGCTCGAGTACGAGACGTGGGCGAAACGGGATCTGTCGGAGCTGCAGATCGTCTATTGGTGGGCCGACG
The Nitrospira sp. DNA segment above includes these coding regions:
- a CDS encoding helix-turn-helix domain-containing protein, whose product is MTKAGKHIITGAKDALDMLHGNASGRVHTIRTADIDVRKIRSRLKMTQQDFSATFGIPIPTLKKWEVGKRVPEGPAKGYLMVIDKNPSAVKRALQSL